In Castanea sativa cultivar Marrone di Chiusa Pesio chromosome 6, ASM4071231v1, a single window of DNA contains:
- the LOC142639676 gene encoding uncharacterized protein LOC142639676, translating into MEIARQILISFKEHKRAWRELIKKPSRDPKWYPPPIDWVKLNFDTTNREGYSFVAVVSRDHKGYLNEAWTKQISLGSSIRGEAEAAWCAIHKAAAKRFHGIIIKGDAWNVIEPLQNSGLSPHWSIIAIVKGILNLAKSFVNVNFSYVHRDGNVFAHRFEQ; encoded by the coding sequence ATGGAGATTGCAAGACAGATATTGATATCTTTTAAAGAGCACAAACGAGCATGGAGAGAACTAATTAAGAAACCATCTAGAGACCCAAAATGGTATCCTCCACCCATAGATTGggttaaattgaattttgatacaACTAATAGAGAAGGATATAGCTTTGTGGCTGTGGTGAGCAGAGACCATAAAGGGTATCTCAACGAGGCATGGACTAAGCAAATTAGTCTAGGAAGTTCTATTCGGGGTGAAGCTGAGGCAGCTTGGTGTGCTATCCATAAAGCAGCAGCTAAGAGATTCCACGGAATAATTATAAAAGGAGATGCGTGGAATGTGATAGAGCCTCTGCAAAACTCAGGCTTATCCCCTCATTGGAGCATCATAGCTATAGTTAAGGGTATTCTAAATTTAGCAAAATCTTTTGTAAATGTAAATTTCTCTTATGTGCATAGAGATGGCAACGTGTTTGCCCATCGTTTTGAACAATGA
- the LOC142638336 gene encoding uncharacterized protein LOC142638336 — protein MEALWNLEDKLKLSTQEAVILFVCTAFALIALCTATILKKKAKRKQLPRHDMVTINDSNMIEKWPVEPSCGNWVSIKRLLMGSMRWSRANKWGESETSNIGNWRESPTPLLGLRRCEFDVGWQSHNTLSPLWQRPILMGEKCELPRFSGLILYDEQGRLLSESQSCKENTHQQVLKPAAAERTTLRDLL, from the exons ATGGAAGCTTTGTGGAATTTAGAGGACAAACTGAAGCTTTCAACTCAAGAAGCAGTTATCCTATTTGTGTGCACTGCTTTTGCTCTCATCGCTCTCTGCACCGCAACAATACTAAAGAAGAAGGCTAAAAGAAAGCAACTTCCTAGGCATGACATGGTCACAATAAATGACTCCAATATGATAGAGAAATGGCCTGTGGAGCCAAGTTGTGGTAATTGGGTTTCGATCAAGAGGCTGTTAATGGGGTCTATGCGGTGGAGTAGAGCAAACAAGTGGGGTGAATCAGAAACAAGTAATATTGGAAATTGGAGAGAGAGTCCAACACCACTTCTTGGGTTGAGAAGGTGTGAATTTGATGTGGGTTGGCAAAGCCATAACACTTTGTCACCACTGTGGCAAAGGCCAATACTTATGGGAGAGAAGTGTGAGCTTCCTAGGTTTAGTGGGCTTATTCTTTATGATGAACAAGGCCGGCTGCTTAGCGAGTCCCAATCATGCAAGGAAAACACTCATCAACAG GTACTAAAACCTGCTGCTGCGGAGAGAACTACGCTGAGAGACTTGCTGTAA